From Candidatus Amoebophilus asiaticus 5a2, the proteins below share one genomic window:
- the fabF gene encoding beta-ketoacyl-ACP synthase II — MQKIRRVVVTGLGALTPIGNNTQTYWENLVRGTSGAAPITRFDASKHKTKFACEIKNYHEEDHFDRKEAKKLDPCSQYALVATKEAIEDAKLDLSKLDLERIGVLWGTGIGGIKSIQDEIVTFAQADMVPRFSAFFITKMIANMPAGQISIKYGLKGPNYVAVSACASASNALISASHLIQLGLADVMVTGGSEAAVTPVAIGGFNVIRALSERNEDPTTASRPFDKDRDGFVLGEGAGALILESYEHAIARGAQIYAEVLGAGMSGEAYHITAPHPDGQGAALVMKQALKNAGISPQEIDYINVHGTSTPLGDVSEVRAIRELFQEHAYQLNISSTKSMTGHLLGAAGAIESIASILAMKHSIIPPTINHFELDDTLDKNLNFTFNKAQNREFSVALNNSFGFGGHNTSVIFKKWIN; from the coding sequence ATGCAAAAAATTAGGAGAGTTGTTGTTACAGGACTCGGGGCTTTAACCCCCATAGGTAACAATACGCAAACATATTGGGAAAACTTAGTGAGAGGCACCAGTGGTGCAGCTCCTATAACACGTTTTGATGCTTCTAAACACAAAACAAAATTTGCGTGTGAAATAAAAAATTATCATGAGGAAGATCATTTTGATCGTAAAGAAGCTAAAAAGCTAGATCCTTGCTCTCAATATGCTTTGGTGGCTACAAAAGAAGCGATAGAAGATGCAAAGCTTGACCTTAGTAAATTGGATTTGGAGCGAATAGGAGTTTTATGGGGAACGGGTATTGGCGGTATAAAAAGCATACAAGACGAGATAGTAACATTTGCCCAAGCTGATATGGTGCCGAGGTTTAGTGCTTTCTTTATTACAAAGATGATTGCTAATATGCCTGCTGGTCAGATTTCCATTAAATATGGACTAAAAGGCCCTAATTATGTTGCTGTTTCTGCTTGTGCATCTGCTTCGAATGCGCTTATTAGTGCCTCTCATCTAATCCAATTAGGATTAGCTGATGTAATGGTTACAGGTGGTTCGGAAGCTGCTGTTACACCTGTAGCTATAGGCGGGTTTAATGTTATCAGAGCATTGTCAGAACGTAATGAAGATCCTACAACTGCTTCTAGACCTTTTGATAAAGATCGAGATGGATTTGTTTTAGGAGAAGGGGCTGGTGCTTTGATATTAGAATCTTATGAGCATGCTATAGCTAGAGGAGCACAAATTTATGCTGAAGTCTTAGGTGCTGGTATGTCAGGCGAAGCTTATCATATTACTGCGCCACACCCTGACGGTCAAGGTGCCGCACTGGTTATGAAGCAAGCATTAAAAAATGCAGGTATAAGCCCCCAAGAGATTGATTATATTAATGTACATGGTACTTCTACGCCTTTAGGAGATGTAAGTGAAGTAAGGGCTATTCGAGAGTTATTTCAGGAACATGCGTATCAGTTGAATATCAGTTCTACTAAATCCATGACCGGCCACTTGTTAGGAGCAGCAGGCGCTATTGAATCAATAGCCTCTATATTAGCCATGAAACATAGTATAATTCCTCCTACTATTAATCATTTTGAATTAGATGATACGCTGGATAAAAATTTAAATTTTACCTTTAATAAAGCACAAAATAGAGAATTTTCAGTGGCCTTAAATAATAGTTTTGGGTTCGGCGGACATAACACCTCTGTTATATTCAAGAAATGGATAAATTAA
- a CDS encoding Arm DNA-binding domain-containing protein, with protein MKISIILYKSKALADGSHPLMVRISQLKAKKYFSTGLSCPSELWDFDKHTPRQETLRSYPCAKESYLSYEAFRT; from the coding sequence ATGAAAATCTCCATCATATTATATAAGAGTAAAGCACTAGCGGATGGTTCCCATCCGCTCATGGTACGTATCAGTCAGCTAAAGGCTAAAAAGTACTTCTCAACAGGCCTTTCCTGCCCCTCAGAGTTATGGGACTTTGATAAGCATACCCCTAGACAGGAAACTCTTAGAAGCTATCCTTGCGCAAAAGAAAGCTACCTATCATACGAAGCTTTTAGAACTTGA
- the rnc gene encoding ribonuclease III, with product MDKLINFFRQYFFPYEDARTKQFKNAIYAITTLHPHNLSLYRLALQHSSAKIEENSNERLEFLGDAVLSLVVAEYLFKKYPLQEEGFLTEIRSRIVNRASLGELAKRIGMDELLTYDTRSVNHHNIKFVYGNALEAFIGAVYLDQGYALCAQFIVDRLLKIHVDLETIVLTDNNYKSKIIAWAQKNRKHIQFILITEKRIKGVREFVVQLLLEGEVYGEGVGKTKKQAEQMAAQESLKRIM from the coding sequence ATGGATAAATTAATTAACTTTTTTCGTCAGTATTTTTTTCCTTACGAGGATGCAAGGACTAAGCAGTTCAAAAATGCTATTTATGCTATTACAACCTTGCATCCTCATAACCTTTCTCTTTATAGGCTAGCATTACAGCATAGCTCTGCTAAGATTGAAGAAAATTCTAATGAGCGGTTAGAATTTTTGGGAGATGCCGTACTTTCACTGGTTGTAGCCGAATACTTATTTAAAAAATATCCTTTACAAGAAGAAGGGTTTTTAACTGAGATTAGATCTAGGATAGTTAATAGGGCATCTCTGGGCGAATTAGCTAAGAGAATAGGTATGGATGAATTGCTAACTTATGATACGCGCTCTGTCAATCACCACAATATCAAGTTTGTATATGGGAATGCATTAGAAGCATTTATTGGAGCAGTGTACTTGGATCAAGGCTATGCATTATGCGCTCAGTTTATTGTTGATAGGCTGCTAAAAATTCATGTGGATCTAGAAACAATAGTACTTACCGATAATAACTATAAGAGTAAAATTATAGCATGGGCACAAAAAAACCGAAAACATATTCAATTTATACTTATTACTGAAAAACGTATAAAAGGTGTTAGAGAATTTGTGGTTCAGCTCTTATTAGAAGGTGAGGTGTATGGAGAAGGAGTTGGTAAAACTAAAAAGCAGGCTGAACAGATGGCTGCGCAAGAATCATTAAAAAGAATTATGTAA
- a CDS encoding DUF433 domain-containing protein, whose translation MRITVKTILNYLALGGTFDNILGVYPQLSKEDIQARLHSAARILERKVHAFELTS comes from the coding sequence ATACGTATAACAGTCAAAACTATACTAAATTATCTAGCTCTCGGAGGAACATTCGACAATATTCTAGGAGTCTACCCACAACTTAGCAAAGAAGATATACAAGCGCGTTTACACTCTGCCGCTCGTATTTTGGAAAGAAAGGTACATGCCTTTGAATTAACCTCTTAA
- a CDS encoding AbrB/MazE/SpoVT family DNA-binding domain-containing protein, whose translation MYINTLTISSKGQLVLPKKVRDKLKSNLVSVEVNEHNQILITAVHDVGGALASYQKDTPLTFEAIRNKAWEDSISITEKGSK comes from the coding sequence ATGTATATAAACACTTTAACTATTTCTAGCAAAGGACAACTCGTTTTACCAAAAAAAGTTCGTGATAAGCTTAAATCTAATTTAGTATCTGTGGAAGTTAACGAGCATAACCAAATCCTTATTACTGCCGTACATGATGTAGGGGGGGCGTTGGCTTCTTATCAAAAGGACACACCGCTTACTTTTGAAGCAATTAGAAATAAGGCGTGGGAGGATAGTATATCTATAACTGAAAAAGGGTCCAAATGA
- the pyk gene encoding pyruvate kinase yields the protein MKNNTAISENFNKTKIIATVGPASESKEVLTQLIEAGVGIIRLNFSHGTYAAHQQVINNVRAINKELGKHVCLLQDLQGPKIRIGKLKDEIIQLVNGQKLTLTPEIILGTESRITTTYTNLAHEIKIGDTILIDDGKIVLKAVLKQGNDLVTEVIHGGHLRANKGLNLPATKLSTPSLTEKDREDLAFGLQQNLEWVALSFVRSPKDIVELKEAIKQAGKNTKVVAKIEKPEALEHIQEIIAEADALMVARGDLGVEIAMEKVPMVQKDIVSLCNRAGKPVIIATQMMESMIENPLPTRAETNDIANAVIDGADALMLSGETAMGKYPIKVVSEMKKTILMVEQTAPIYNKYQPILTTSPTFYNDSLVRTACQLSHDIQAKAIICLTQTGWTALELAKHRPQANIFVFTDNQYLLNSINLVWNARGYYYDSMVSTDQTFADIESLLIKNNYLQPGDVFISMASMPIHSKQRTNMLKINRVS from the coding sequence ATGAAGAACAACACCGCTATTTCAGAAAATTTCAATAAAACTAAAATTATAGCTACTGTAGGGCCTGCTAGTGAAAGTAAAGAGGTGCTTACACAACTAATTGAGGCAGGTGTAGGTATTATCCGTTTAAACTTTTCACATGGTACATATGCAGCCCACCAACAAGTAATCAATAATGTACGTGCCATTAACAAAGAATTAGGCAAACATGTTTGTTTATTGCAAGACTTGCAAGGTCCTAAAATTAGAATTGGCAAGCTAAAAGATGAAATTATACAGTTAGTTAATGGACAAAAACTTACACTTACACCTGAAATAATATTAGGTACTGAGAGCCGAATAACAACCACCTATACTAACTTAGCACATGAGATAAAAATAGGCGATACCATTTTGATAGATGATGGTAAAATTGTACTAAAAGCTGTACTTAAGCAAGGGAATGATCTAGTTACAGAAGTAATTCATGGTGGCCATCTACGTGCTAATAAAGGACTTAACTTACCTGCTACCAAACTTTCAACTCCTTCTCTTACAGAAAAAGACCGTGAGGACCTAGCTTTTGGGCTTCAACAAAATTTAGAGTGGGTAGCCCTCTCTTTTGTTAGGAGCCCAAAAGATATTGTAGAATTAAAAGAAGCCATCAAGCAAGCTGGCAAAAATACTAAGGTAGTTGCAAAAATAGAGAAACCAGAAGCCTTAGAACATATCCAAGAGATTATAGCAGAAGCAGATGCCTTAATGGTAGCCCGAGGAGATTTAGGAGTAGAAATTGCTATGGAAAAAGTACCTATGGTACAAAAGGATATAGTAAGCTTATGTAACCGAGCTGGAAAGCCTGTTATCATAGCTACCCAAATGATGGAAAGTATGATAGAAAACCCCCTTCCTACTCGGGCTGAAACGAATGATATAGCTAATGCAGTTATCGACGGTGCTGATGCTTTAATGCTTTCTGGAGAAACAGCAATGGGTAAATATCCTATTAAGGTGGTTAGTGAAATGAAAAAAACCATTTTAATGGTTGAACAAACTGCACCCATTTACAATAAGTATCAACCTATATTAACCACCTCACCTACTTTCTATAATGATAGTTTAGTGAGAACAGCTTGCCAACTAAGCCACGACATACAAGCTAAAGCTATTATTTGCTTAACACAAACCGGGTGGACAGCTTTAGAGCTTGCCAAGCATAGGCCCCAGGCTAATATATTTGTCTTTACAGATAACCAATATCTACTTAACAGTATCAACCTGGTTTGGAATGCAAGAGGATATTATTATGATAGTATGGTATCTACAGACCAAACATTTGCTGATATAGAATCTCTTTTGATAAAAAATAATTACTTACAGCCAGGCGATGTATTTATTAGTATGGCTAGTATGCCTATTCATAGCAAACAACGCACAAATATGTTAAAGATTAATAGAGTTTCGTAA
- a CDS encoding PIN domain-containing protein, giving the protein MKYLCDTNFILRYLLADNPQMFTKAKEIFDQAKTGKIILMIEQAVFTEVIFVLSSFYKVPKDTITQILSDLLTYKGISSEKEVFALALDYYSKYNIHVVDCLLLAKNKLTSIPVLTFDEQLNDYL; this is encoded by the coding sequence ATGAAGTATCTCTGCGACACCAACTTTATCCTGCGTTATCTACTAGCAGATAACCCACAAATGTTTACTAAGGCTAAAGAAATATTTGATCAGGCTAAAACAGGGAAAATAATCCTTATGATAGAGCAGGCTGTATTTACTGAAGTCATCTTTGTTCTTTCCTCTTTTTACAAGGTGCCCAAAGATACAATCACTCAAATATTATCAGATTTATTGACTTATAAAGGAATAAGCAGTGAAAAAGAAGTATTTGCCTTAGCCTTAGATTATTATAGTAAGTATAACATACATGTGGTTGATTGCTTACTACTTGCTAAAAACAAGCTGACAAGCATTCCTGTGCTTACTTTTGATGAGCAGTTAAACGATTACTTGTAA
- a CDS encoding ATP-binding protein: MERIYQPVIQEHIQSYSQMLFLAGPRQVGKTTLLWSSKNANSNFNYYNWDNIDDREILLKGYSHLTAGANLDVASYQKPILALDEIHKYKHWKTFLKGLYDGYKNDLTIVVSGSAKLDIYRQGGDSLMGRYFLYRIHPISLGELVRTKPTADLLAKPTYISEEQVKNLFELGGFPEPFLAQNMSFYNRWQALRERQMIFEDIRALSHIHDLAQLQVLAKLLKHQVGNTVKYSELAKKVRVSQPTIQAWLEVLSHFYYCFMIRPWTQNVSRSLLKEPKVYLWDWSCIPDHGARVENFVASHLLKSIHYWTDTGKGRYELYFLRTKDQKEIDFIVTQNDKPWLVIEVKSSKNAGLNPHLIEFKEALGAPHAFQLAFDMPYMEIDALSLTRPQIIPMVSFISQLI, from the coding sequence ATGGAAAGAATTTATCAGCCAGTTATTCAAGAGCATATACAATCTTATAGCCAAATGCTATTCCTAGCTGGACCAAGGCAAGTAGGAAAAACCACACTTCTATGGTCTAGTAAAAACGCTAACAGCAATTTTAACTACTACAATTGGGATAATATAGATGATCGCGAAATATTACTTAAAGGTTATTCGCATCTTACAGCTGGTGCTAACCTAGACGTAGCATCATACCAAAAGCCTATCCTAGCCTTAGATGAAATTCATAAGTATAAGCATTGGAAGACCTTTTTAAAAGGCTTATATGACGGATATAAAAATGATCTTACCATTGTAGTAAGTGGAAGCGCGAAGTTAGATATCTATCGTCAAGGTGGCGATAGTCTTATGGGGCGTTATTTTTTGTACCGTATTCATCCTATAAGCTTGGGAGAGCTTGTACGTACAAAGCCTACTGCTGATCTATTAGCTAAGCCTACCTATATATCTGAAGAGCAAGTAAAAAACTTATTTGAACTAGGGGGATTTCCAGAACCCTTTCTAGCCCAGAATATGAGCTTTTATAACCGCTGGCAGGCTCTTAGAGAACGACAAATGATCTTTGAGGATATACGTGCCTTGTCACATATTCATGACCTAGCGCAGTTACAAGTGCTTGCTAAGCTCTTAAAACATCAAGTAGGTAATACAGTTAAATATAGTGAATTAGCTAAAAAGGTTAGGGTTTCACAACCTACGATTCAAGCTTGGTTAGAAGTATTATCCCATTTTTATTACTGTTTTATGATTCGCCCTTGGACACAAAATGTATCTCGCTCTTTACTTAAAGAACCTAAAGTGTATCTGTGGGATTGGTCTTGTATACCAGATCATGGAGCCCGGGTAGAAAATTTTGTGGCTTCTCATTTGCTAAAAAGTATTCATTACTGGACTGATACAGGCAAAGGAAGATATGAACTATACTTCTTACGTACTAAAGACCAAAAAGAGATAGACTTTATAGTAACTCAAAACGATAAGCCTTGGTTAGTTATAGAAGTTAAGTCTTCTAAAAATGCAGGCTTAAATCCTCACTTAATTGAATTTAAAGAAGCTTTAGGTGCACCTCATGCTTTTCAGTTAGCCTTTGATATGCCTTATATGGAAATTGATGCTTTAAGTTTAACTAGGCCACAAATTATACCAATGGTTTCTTTTATTTCTCAATTAATTTAA
- a CDS encoding acyl carrier protein, with amino-acid sequence MSEINQKVVDIIVDKLAVAPAEVTLEANLANDLGADSLDIVELILEFERVFDINIPEDQAEHIKTVGQVVEYLEKRLAEK; translated from the coding sequence ATGTCAGAAATTAACCAGAAAGTAGTAGATATTATCGTAGATAAATTAGCTGTAGCACCTGCAGAAGTTACATTAGAAGCAAATTTAGCCAATGACCTAGGTGCAGACTCACTAGATATAGTAGAACTTATCTTAGAATTTGAGCGTGTATTTGACATTAACATTCCAGAAGATCAGGCAGAACATATTAAAACAGTTGGCCAGGTTGTTGAATATCTAGAAAAACGTCTTGCTGAAAAATAA
- a CDS encoding tetratricopeptide repeat protein — MKKASLPQQYIAFVLLGSLFLQNCRGSSNLPIQEVGNITETVEQEGVVRKGIEKGKIELTKEQGIRGVDDEEGEPTYKEWLKHERRGKSKNEEKGQLQTGRKEQEQQSHSVEIDKTYVESSIVVLAEKAAEQGNVVAQRDMGFIYQNGRSGLPQDDKKAIEWFKKSAIQGYVYGQTNLAWMYYNGKGTARNYHEAFKWYQKATAQGHPNAQCRLGWMYQTGRGVRRDYIKAREWYEKAAAQGNAQAQFNLGETYQNGWGVKKDYAKALEWFQKAAEQGNVGAQHKLGEMYYYGQGIQKNYTRTK; from the coding sequence ATGAAAAAAGCTTCTTTACCTCAACAATACATAGCCTTTGTTTTACTTGGCAGCTTATTTTTACAAAATTGTAGGGGTTCAAGCAATTTACCTATTCAAGAAGTAGGGAATATAACAGAAACTGTAGAACAGGAAGGAGTTGTTAGAAAAGGGATAGAAAAAGGAAAAATAGAATTAACAAAAGAGCAGGGGATAAGGGGAGTGGATGATGAGGAAGGAGAACCTACCTATAAAGAATGGTTAAAACATGAACGTCGAGGAAAGAGTAAAAATGAGGAGAAAGGACAACTACAGACTGGAAGGAAAGAGCAAGAGCAACAAAGCCATTCGGTTGAAATTGACAAGACATATGTAGAATCTAGTATTGTAGTCTTAGCGGAAAAAGCAGCTGAGCAAGGCAATGTTGTTGCACAACGTGATATGGGATTTATATATCAAAATGGAAGGTCAGGATTACCACAAGATGATAAAAAAGCAATAGAATGGTTTAAAAAATCAGCTATACAAGGCTATGTATATGGACAAACTAACCTAGCGTGGATGTATTATAATGGCAAGGGAACGGCTCGAAATTATCATGAAGCATTTAAATGGTATCAAAAGGCCACCGCTCAAGGGCATCCCAATGCTCAATGTAGACTAGGCTGGATGTATCAAACTGGAAGAGGAGTAAGGAGAGATTATATAAAAGCTAGAGAATGGTACGAGAAAGCAGCTGCACAAGGAAATGCACAAGCCCAATTTAATTTAGGAGAGACATACCAGAATGGTTGGGGAGTAAAGAAGGACTATGCTAAAGCACTTGAATGGTTCCAAAAAGCTGCCGAGCAAGGAAATGTAGGAGCACAACATAAGCTAGGCGAAATGTATTATTATGGGCAAGGAATCCAGAAGAATTATACAAGGACAAAATAG